The genomic window GAAGGTCAGCCGCACGGTGCCAATCGGGCCGTTTCGCTGCTTGCCAAGAATAATTTCAGCGATACCTTTCATGTCGCTATTCTCGTGATAGACCTCATCACGGTAGATAAACATAATTAGATCGGCGTCCTGCTCGATAGAGCCGGACTCGCGCAGGTCGGAGTTGACAGGGCGCTTGTCGGCGCGTTGTTCCAGGCTGCGGTTTAGCTGCGATAACGCCACCACCGGCACCTGCAGCTCTTTAGCCAGCGCCTTCAGCGAACGGGAGATTTCGGCGATTTCCAGCGTGCGGTTGTCGGACAACGATGGCACCCGCATCAGTTGCAGATAGTCGATCATAATCAGACTCAGGCCATCATGTTCGCAGAATACCCGTCGCGCGCGGGAACGCACTTCTGTCGGGGTCAGGCCCGATGAGTCATCGATGTACATATTGCGCTTTTCCAGCAGAATCCCCATGGTGCTGGATATCCGTGCCCAGTCCTCATCGTCAAGCTGACCGGTACGAATCCGGGTTTGATCGACGCGCGACAGCGACGCCAGCATACGCATCATGATCTGTTCGCCGGGCATCTCCAGGCTGAAGATCAGCACCGGTTTGGCCTCGGTCATAGCGGCGTTTTCACACAGGTTCATAGCAAAGGTGGTTTTCCCCATGGAGGGGCGGGCGGCCACGATGATCAAATCCGACTTTTGCAGTCCGGCGGTCTTTTTATCCAGATCGAGATAACCGCTGGACACGCCGGTCACGCCGTCGTGCGGCTTCTGGTAAAGCTGTTCGATGCGCGCCACCGTATCCTCAAGAATACGGTCGATGCTTTTCGGACCTTCATCCTTACTGGCGCGATTCTCAGCTATCTGGAACACCCGCGACTCCGCCAGATCCAGCAGATCCTCGCTGCTGCGTCCCTGAGGATCGTAACCGGCATCCGCGATCTCATGGGCGACGCTTATCATTTCTCGTACTACGGCCCGTTCGCGCACGATATCGGCATAAGCGGAAATGTTGGCGGCGCTAGGAGTATTTTTCGATAGCTCCGCCAGATAAGCAAACCCGCCGACCGCGTCCAGCTCCCCTTTTTGCTCCAGGGATTCCGAAAGCGTGATCAGGTCAATAGGCTTGTTCAGCTCCAACAGACGCTGCATCTCGCCGAAGATAAGGCGGTGAGGACGATTAAAGAAATCGTTGCCGGTTACTCGTTCGGCGACATTGTCCCAGCGTTCGTTATCCAACATCAAACCGCCCAGCACCGACTGCTCCGCTTCCAGCGAATGGGGCGGCATCTTCAGACCTTCAACCTGGCGGTCGCGGGTAAAATTTGCTTTGTTAGACGGCTTTTTTTCTGACATGAAAGAGTACTTTACCTATCTAGAAGTCCTCGAATAAAGGCGCATTGTATCCTCTCTCGTGTCGAGATCCTATGCGCTTTGCAAACCACGCCGCAGGGCTTATGGTTATTAAAGATATCTCAACAGGAGGAAGAGTGATGGCTAAGCGTATACAGTTTGCCGCCCACGGCGGACCGGAAGTTATGGAGTATGTGGATTTCACGCCGTCGGATCCCGGTCCGGGCGAGGTGCAGGTAGAAAATAAAGCCATCGCTATCAATTATATCGACACCTATGTCCGTTCCGGCCTTTACCCCACGCCATCGCTGCCCTCTGGTCTTGGAACCGAGGCGGCTGGCGTGGTGAGCAAACTCGGCCCCGGCGTAGAACATCTTCAGCCCGGCGACCGGGTGGTCTACTCCCAATCCCCACAGGGCGCCTATGCCACCGTGCACAATGTGCCGGCGGATAAACTGGCCCAATTACCTAACGCTATCTCCTTTGAACAGGCGGCCGCCGCATTTTTAAAAGGCCTGACGGTGTTTTATTTGCTGCGCCAAATCTATGAAATCAAGCCGAACGAGATTTTCCTGTTTCATGCGGCCGCCGGCGGCGTTGGCAAAACAGGCCGGCTCCTGGGAAACAATTAATTACCGCGAGGAAAATGTGCCTGAACACGTCGCAACCCTGACCGATGAAAATAAAGTGAACGTAGTGTACGATTCAGTGGGCAAACACACTTGGGAAGCCTCTCTCGACTGCCTGCGCCGCCGCGGATTAATGGTCAGTTTTGGCAACTCTTCGGGACCGGTCACCGGGGTGAACTTGGGGATATTGAATCAAAAGGGCTCGCTGTTCGTCACGCGTCCGTCGATCAATGGCTATATCACCGATGGCGCCAGCCTGAAACACGCCGCCGATGAATTGTTCAGCATGATAGCCAGAGGGGTGATCAAAGTCGACGTGCCGGCAGAGCAAAAATTCGCTCTGTCTGAAGTACAGCAGGCGCATCAGGCGCTGGAGAACCGGCAGACCAATGGGTCGCTGCTGCTGATCCTATGAGGAAAAGCGCCGCCGGGACCGCGGGCCGACACCTATCGCCGCTATGATTTTCTGCTGAATAAACAATGGGCTTCCCGAAGGAAGCCCGTCACAGACCGCTATAGCACTACACACTGTAAAAATGTAGGGGCAGAGCAGAAATTACTGGACCATGCAGCTAACTACCGCTATTGTTATCCGGTAATGATGAAATCAATGAGCCTAAACGCGTTTATCCTAGCAGCCGCCATAAGAAAAAAATATCATCCGGGGCAGGAAAACTCCAAGCTGTGATCCACTCCCCATTTTTGCATCGCTAGCTCACTGGGTCAGCAGCGCAGGCGGGAATCAAACCGCGAGCGCGGCGGCGCCGGTTTCTTCAGCACACGCCAGACCCAGGGCCACCAGCACGGAAATACCGTTCAATACCAGCATCAGAAAAAACCTGACGACGAAGAAAATTTCCAGCATGAAGGACTCCTCAATGGCAAATGGCAGGGTAGCGCCCACCGCGGCGGTGATAATGGCTCTCATCAGTTAATACAAGAAGCACGCCAGGTTGCAATGCGGCTAACCCACTGATTTCACTAACTAGGCCCAGCCACAGGATGTTAATACTTAGCGTTTTTAACCACTGTTTAGCCATATTCGCCACGAATTCTCCCGGTCAGCGGACGCCGACTAGCCCTCCGGCGCGAGCGTCCCCACCGCCCGAGCCCGGATCCTGACCGCATTTGCGGGCATATACCCCAGCGGCAACGAATCCAGCTCAATAACGGCCACCGTATCAGGCAGCGCCCCGGCGGCAATAGCCGCCTCCCGTGCCTGATGTTC from Sodalis glossinidius str. 'morsitans' includes these protein-coding regions:
- the dnaB gene encoding replicative DNA helicase; protein product: MSEKKPSNKANFTRDRQVEGLKMPPHSLEAEQSVLGGLMLDNERWDNVAERVTGNDFFNRPHRLIFGEMQRLLELNKPIDLITLSESLEQKGELDAVGGFAYLAELSKNTPSAANISAYADIVRERAVVREMISVAHEIADAGYDPQGRSSEDLLDLAESRVFQIAENRASKDEGPKSIDRILEDTVARIEQLYQKPHDGVTGVSSGYLDLDKKTAGLQKSDLIIVAARPSMGKTTFAMNLCENAAMTEAKPVLIFSLEMPGEQIMMRMLASLSRVDQTRIRTGQLDDEDWARISSTMGILLEKRNMYIDDSSGLTPTEVRSRARRVFCEHDGLSLIMIDYLQLMRVPSLSDNRTLEIAEISRSLKALAKELQVPVVALSQLNRSLEQRADKRPVNSDLRESGSIEQDADLIMFIYRDEVYHENSDMKGIAEIILGKQRNGPIGTVRLTFNGQWSRFDNYAGPQYDDE